The following DNA comes from Riemerella anatipestifer ATCC 11845 = DSM 15868.
TCGTAATTAGCGAGGCTGACTTGGTTTTTTGGAAAGTGTACGGGGTCTTTAGCCTACTAGAGTTGGTTTTTTAGAAAGTTGTGTTGGTTTTTTAGGAAGTGTACGAGGTCTTTAGCCTACTAGAGTTGGTCTTTTAGAAAGTTGTGTTGGTTTTTTAGGAAGTGTACGAGGTTAAAGACCCAGAGGAGTACGTTACGAACCCCAATTTTGCCGTTATCTACGAAGAGTTTTAGCTCAACCACCAAGTCCACTTCTACTAAGACCCCGCCGAGAGCCTCAATAAGCCCTTGGGCTTACCCCACCTTCCCCTAGCATCAAAGCCCGTTTTGGGGGTGATAGGCGAGAGTGGGCTTCCCTTTTGGATTTTTCGGGGCGAAAGTGTAAGGTAAATGATTGTTGATAAGCCTAAACCTTTCCTATAAAAGATAAATTTGTATTTTTGTAGAACATAACAAATAAAATAATAATGGCTAAGAAGAACCAATCAACAAGATTGACAGTTCAACATAAAAAGTCTCAAGGAGTAGTTGGTATTTTTGGTGAAAAAGCAAAATTACACGATTTAACACTTGGTGAAATATCGCATCTCGTGATTAAGCAACTTGAAGAAGAATACCCACAGCTAACATTTCAATATAAAACAAGCATACGAAAAGAAGAAATAAACAAGGCGTTAAGAAAAATTGATGGAGAGCTAGGACAGACCCTCTTTGTTCCAAATTCAAGCGTTAAACCCGATGGAGGAATAATTGAAGTGAAAGATGATAATGGCAATTGGAGGATAATTTTAGTGTCAGAAGCTAAACATCAGGGTAAAGATATAGAAAATATTAGGAAAGGAAGGTTGGTTGGTAAGGCTAATAATCAGGATTTGATGGCGGCAGGAAATGCGATAGAAAGATCGCATAAGAATATATCAGAAATAGCCAATTTTATGCTTTTAGAATCTCATTTTCCTTATGTTTTGTTTTTAGAAGGCTCTAATTTTTTAACAGAAACTGTGTCAATTGAAAGACCAGATGGAAGAATAGTAAGACTTGAATACAATTCAGGGATATTAAACAGATTGGATAGGCTAACTGCTGCAAATTACGGAATGCCTATTAACACCAATTTGTGTGTAAATAAATTTATTAAACACAGGGATAAAACAATTATGCTCCAAGCAACATCTATTTATACACAAGGAAAAGGAGAAAAGTGGGATAATAAGGAGATGTTTGATATTATGCTTACAATTTCAAAAACCTCTCTTAAGGTATTAGGGAGCGATTTATTTAATCAAATTACCAAAAATAAATAAGCAAAGAATAGTGGCAAGAAACGCAACAAATAAATTATTACAAAAAGCAAAAAAATCTAAAAGTGATGAGTTTTATACACAGCTTTGTGATATAGAAAGTGAATTACAACATTACAAAAGCCATTTTCAAGATAAAGTGGTTTATTGTAATTGTGATGACCCAAGAGTAAGTAATTTCTACAAATACTTTGCTTCAAACTTTAAAGAATTAGGACTTAGAAGATTGATAACGGCCTGCTACCAGAGGCAAGAAACAGATTTGTTTAGCGCAACCAATGTGAGGAATGGATTTTTCTTTGAATATTTAGGACAGAATAAACCAATTGAAGTAAAATCATTTAAGGGAGATGGTGACTTTCGTAGCTCTGAAAGTATAGAGTTATTAAAACAGGCTGATATTGTTGTTACTAATCCTCCTTTTTCCCTATTTAGAGAATTTGTGGAGCAATTGATTAAATACAATAAAAAATTTCTAATTATTGGGAATATAAATGCCATCACTTATAAGGAAATATTTAAGTTAATTAAAGAAAATAAAGCTTGGCTAGGAATAAATCTTGGCAGAGGAATCTCTGGCTTTATTGTACCAGAACACTATGAATTATATGGTACAGAAGCTAGAATAGATGATTTTGGAAATAGAATCGTATCTCCAAATAATTGTTTATGGTTAACTAATTTAGACAATTTTAAAAGACACGAAGATATTAAACTAACAAAAACGTATTTCGGGAATGAAAATAAATATCCAAAATATGATAATTATGATGGTATCAATGTAGATAAAACAGAAGATATTCCTTTGGACTATGATGGGGGGATGGGAGTACCTATAACATTTTTACATAAGTTTAATCCAGAGCAATTCGAAATAATTAAATTTAGAAAAGGTAACAATGGAAAAGATTTATCAATAAATGGTAAATTCCCATATTTTAGGATACTTATTAGAAATAAAAAGGTTAAAAATATCGTACGAGTACAGAGGGAAAATCAGCCGTTAGCAAGTGTGTGGCTTAGCGGCAGGTAGTTAGGTTGGGGCTTCTATCTCTTGTTTGATTTTTGGAGTAGTAATTGATGGTTTTGTATCCCACCAATTTTTATTACTAAGTTAAATATCAATTTATTCTGTTTGACAGAATTTCTTAGTAAGGTTCAGTGCGTTTTAAAATATATTTCCTAATTTAGCCCGTCAATTTTATTATAATATGATTGCTATCGTAGATGGAGGTTCCACAAAATGTGATTGGGTAATTCTTAACCCCAACGGAAGTTTCAAACTCAAGACAGAAACCATTGGTTTTAATCCTAATATCATTCAGATTGATTTAATTCCGAAAGAAATTATGAAAAATCAGGATTTAAGCCAACTTCAGTCTAGCGTTACCCAAGTATTCTTTTATGGCTCGGGGTGTGGTATTGCAGAGAATAAGGCAGTGGTAGAGCAGCAGCTAAAAAAGGTATTTACCAATGCGAAAATAGTAGTGAGCGAAGACCTTACAGCAGCAGCCTATGCCGCTTATAGAGGCGTACCTGCCATTGTTTGTATTTTGGGTACAGGCTCCAACTCTTGCTATTTTGATGGGACAAATGTGAGAAGCGATTTGCCCTCCTTAGGGTTTTTAATCGGTGATGAGGGGAGTGGCAGTGCTTTAGGAAAGCATCTTTTAAGACGATTTTTTATGAAGAAACTTCCCGCCGATTTACATCAGGATTTTGTAGATACCTATAACCTAAGTATAGAAGAGGCGATTAAAAATATGTATCATAATCCTAGAGCTAATGCGTATTTAGCTAGTTTTAATCAGTTTATTGCTGAAAGAAAACAGCACCCTTATTTACAAAATTTAGTCTTTGACGAAATGAAAAACTTTTTAGACTATCATGTGTTGCCTTACAAGGAAGCCAAAGAGGCCGAAATTAATTTTATAGGCTCCATAGCTTATGTTTACGAAGACTCTTTAAGAGCAGCAGCGGCAGAACTCAATCTTAGGGTAGGGACTATCGTGCAAAGACCCATAGAAAGTTTGGTAAATTATCACAAAAAATACATACTAGAAATTTAAACTTAATTATATAACGATTTATATGTCAAGTAAAACCAATAGAGACGAAAAAAACTTTAGACAAGCGGCTTTAGATTATCATAGAGCGGAGCCTAAAGGTAAAATAGAAGTAATCCCATCAAAACCACACTCCTCACAGAGAGATTTAAGTTTGGCGTATTCACCAGGGGTGGCAGAGCCTTGCCTTGAGATAGAAAAAGACCCTGCAATGGCGTACGAATATACAGGGAAGAGCAACCTAGTAGCAGTAATTTCTAACGGAACAGCCGTTTTAGGCTTAGGAGATATAGGTGCAGAGGCTTCTAAACCCGTAATGGAAGGCAAAGGGTTGCTATTTAAAATCTTTGCAGACATCAATGTGTTTGATATTGAAATAGACGAGAAAGACCCAGATAAATTTATTCAGATTGTAAAAGCAATAGCCCCAACTTTTGGCGGTATCAACCTAGAAGACATTAAAGCTCCAGAGGCGTTCTATATAGAGCAAAGACTAAAGGAAGAGCTAG
Coding sequences within:
- a CDS encoding BadF/BadG/BcrA/BcrD ATPase family protein — its product is MIAIVDGGSTKCDWVILNPNGSFKLKTETIGFNPNIIQIDLIPKEIMKNQDLSQLQSSVTQVFFYGSGCGIAENKAVVEQQLKKVFTNAKIVVSEDLTAAAYAAYRGVPAIVCILGTGSNSCYFDGTNVRSDLPSLGFLIGDEGSGSALGKHLLRRFFMKKLPADLHQDFVDTYNLSIEEAIKNMYHNPRANAYLASFNQFIAERKQHPYLQNLVFDEMKNFLDYHVLPYKEAKEAEINFIGSIAYVYEDSLRAAAAELNLRVGTIVQRPIESLVNYHKKYILEI
- a CDS encoding EcoRI family type II restriction endonuclease is translated as MAKKNQSTRLTVQHKKSQGVVGIFGEKAKLHDLTLGEISHLVIKQLEEEYPQLTFQYKTSIRKEEINKALRKIDGELGQTLFVPNSSVKPDGGIIEVKDDNGNWRIILVSEAKHQGKDIENIRKGRLVGKANNQDLMAAGNAIERSHKNISEIANFMLLESHFPYVLFLEGSNFLTETVSIERPDGRIVRLEYNSGILNRLDRLTAANYGMPINTNLCVNKFIKHRDKTIMLQATSIYTQGKGEKWDNKEMFDIMLTISKTSLKVLGSDLFNQITKNK
- a CDS encoding adenine-specific methyltransferase EcoRI family protein, translated to MARNATNKLLQKAKKSKSDEFYTQLCDIESELQHYKSHFQDKVVYCNCDDPRVSNFYKYFASNFKELGLRRLITACYQRQETDLFSATNVRNGFFFEYLGQNKPIEVKSFKGDGDFRSSESIELLKQADIVVTNPPFSLFREFVEQLIKYNKKFLIIGNINAITYKEIFKLIKENKAWLGINLGRGISGFIVPEHYELYGTEARIDDFGNRIVSPNNCLWLTNLDNFKRHEDIKLTKTYFGNENKYPKYDNYDGINVDKTEDIPLDYDGGMGVPITFLHKFNPEQFEIIKFRKGNNGKDLSINGKFPYFRILIRNKKVKNIVRVQRENQPLASVWLSGR